The window TAAAAAAGGTTTGGAGAAAACTGTCGAGATGCTTGTGCATTTGGTGCAGGTTTTTGCGGAGAAAGCGAAATAGATTTGCGTAGAAAAATTTATTCCCCATATCTCACATCTCTTATGTCCAGAGTAATAAATTCAAAAGCCGAAGAACGAAGAAATTCTCGATAAAGAATTCAAATGCCTCGATAAAGGATTTGTTCGTCTCGTTGATTATATGGGAGGAGATGAATCTATTGTGCAAGCGGCGAGAGTTTCATACGGTGCTGGAACAAAAACGGTAAATGAAGACAGAGGTTTGATTAGATATTTAATGCGTCATCTTCATACAACGCCGTTTGAAATGGTGGAATTAAAATTTCATTGCAAACTTCCAATTTTTGTTGCGCGTCAGTGGATTCGCCATCGAACCGCAAACGTGAATGAATACTCCGGGCGATATTCGGTAATGAAAGATGAGTTTTATGTTCCCGCGCTCGAAGCGATTCATTTTCAAAGTTCAAAAAATAAACAAGGACGTGATGAAAATGATGTTGCGCCCGAAATTCGTCAGCAAATAATTGACGAACTTCTTTCCGAGCAAACTTCTTCCTACAAGAACTATGAACAATATTTAGAACTTAACATCGCTCGCGAACTTGCCCGCATCAATCTTCCGCTTTCTCTTTATACGGAATGGTATTGGAAAATTGATTTGCACAACTTGTTTCACTTTCTCCGATTACGATTGGATGAACATGCGCAATACGAA of the Ignavibacteria bacterium genome contains:
- a CDS encoding FAD-dependent thymidylate synthase; its protein translation is MQKPKNEEILDKEFKCLDKGFVRLVDYMGGDESIVQAARVSYGAGTKTVNEDRGLIRYLMRHLHTTPFEMVELKFHCKLPIFVARQWIRHRTANVNEYSGRYSVMKDEFYVPALEAIHFQSSKNKQGRDENDVAPEIRQQIIDELLSEQTSSYKNYEQYLELNIARELARINLPLSLYTEWYWKIDLHNLFHFLRLRLDEHAQYEIRVYSEAMAEITKCIAPIAFEAFEDYILKSEKFSRLEMNVLKTLLNKKDFSDDELLQFGLGKREAEEFREKMKRVTR